TTAGATTATCGCGAAAAAGCTCCTCTAGCCGCAACAAAGGATATGTTTTTAGACAAAAACAAAAATGTTATAAAAGGCAAAAGTACAGAGACTCCTCTTGCTATTGGTGTTCCTGGTACAATAGCTGGAGTATTTGCAGTTCATAAAAAATACGGCTCTTTACCAATGTCTGAAATTATGAAACCCGTAATTGCATTAGCAGAGAAAGGAGTTGTTGTAACCCAAAAACAAGAAAAAAGATTACACGATTATCGCGATTTAATTATAAAAGCTAATGGTCTAAAAACAAAATTTGCAACAGTTTACAAACAGAATGACACCATCAAATATCCAGAACTAGCTGAAACTTTAAAAAGAATTTCTAAAAATGGCAGCGATGAATTTTATAAAGGCAAAACCGCTAAAATATTAGTCAAATACCTTCAGAAAAATGGCGCTATAATCACGCTAAAAGATTTAGCGAAATACGAAGCAAAATGGAGATCTCCGTTGCGTTTTGACTACAAAGATTTAAATATAATTTCGATGTCTCCTCCCAGTAGCGGTGGAATTTGCTTAGCCGAAATCATGAAAATGATTGCTCCCTTTGACCTCTCTAAAATGGGACATAATTCCTCAGATGCTATTCAAGTAATTGTTGAAGCAGAAAGAAGAGCCTATGCCGATAGAAGTTTTTATTTAGGAGATCCTGATTTTGTAAAAATCCCTTTAAAAGCATTAATTGCGGATGATTATTTAAAACAAAGAATGTCGAATTTTAGTTTTGATAAAGCAACCTTATCATCCGATATCAAAGAAGGAAAAGTTTCCTATAATGAAAGCACCGAAACAACACATTACTCCATAATAGATTCCTTTGGCAATGCTATAGCAGCAACCACAACTATTAATGACGGTTACGGATCTAAATATTATTGTGATGAATTAGGTTTTTTCTTAAACAACGAAATGGATGATTTCAGTGCAAAACCTGGTGAACCGAATATGTTTGGTTTAGTTGGAAATGAAGCCAATAGTATCGCTCCTCAAAAAAGAATGTTGAGCTCAATGACACCCACAATTGTTGAGAAAAATGGAAAACTATTCATGGTGGTTGGTTCGCCGGGTGGTTCAACGATTATTACTTCTGTTTTACAAACCATATTAAATGTATATGAATATGGAATGAGTATGCAAGAATCCGTGAATGCTCCTCGTTTTCATCATCAATGGCTACCAGATTTGATTACTTTTGAACCCAATACATTTGAACCTAAAACTATTGAAACACTAAAAACGAAAGGCTATCTTATCAACGAAAAAACAACTCCTGTTATTGGTAAAGTTGACGCTATATTGGTTCTGCCAAATAATAACTTAGAAGGCGGAGCGGATTTTAGAGGAGATGATAAAGCCAGCGGATTTTAAAAAATAAATATGAGCTTCATACTTTCATTAGAAAACTCTTATGCCGAAAAAAGGAATCCTGAAAACGCCTTTTTCATGGCGAAATACATGAAAAATAATTTTCTTTTTTTTGGAATAAAAACGGACGACAGACGAAAAATTTTTAAGGAAATATGGAGAGAAAATCAAACGGAAGTTTCCTTACATGCTACAGAAATTGCTTTGGAATTATATTTAAAACCAGAACGAGAGCTTCATTACTGTGCAATAGAAATTCTACTAAAATCACTCAAAAAAAGCTATAAAAAACAAGATATTAAGCTAATTGAAAAATTAATCCTAACCAACTCCTGGTGGGATAGTGTTGACACCATTGCTAAATATATTTTAGGGCAATATTTATTAGAATTGCCTTTAGAAACAAAAAACACAGTCAATCGCTTTTCCAATTCAGAGAATATGTGGCTTAACCGAAGTGCCATTTTATTTCAGTTGGGGTATAAAGAAAAAACTAATTTTGTTTTACTAAAGGAAATCTGTGAAAAACATCAAAATTCAAAGGAGTTTTTTATTCAAAAAGCCATTGGATGGGCGTTGCGCGAATATGCAAAAACAAATCCTGAGGCCGTTAAAAACTATATTGATAACAGTAATTTAAAACCTTTAAGCAAAAAAGAAGGCTTAAAAAATATAAGATAATTAATATAATAGTAATTTAGCACGCTCATAAAACAAGTCATGTTCAAAAAATTTATTTACAAATTAGAAGGCATCATTGCTTGGTCGCAAACTAAAATAACTCAAAAGCAATTTATCTTTTTATCTGCTGTTTTGGTAGGTATTTCGGCTGCTTTTGCGGTAATTGTATTAAAGACTTTTGCGCACTGGGTTTTCATGTTTGCTACTTATGTAAGTCGGATTTTAAAGTTTGGATTCTTAAATAGCCTTTTGCCAATAATTGGAATTTTACTGACTGTTTTTGTAATCAAACGTTTTTTAGGAGGTACAATTCAAAAAGGAACTTCACAAATTTTATATGTTGTTGCAAAAAAAGCGAGTATCATTCCTAGAAAACAAATGTATGCTCAAATCATCACAAGTTCCCTTACTGTTGGTTTAGGAGGATCTGCTGGTTTAGAAAGCCCAATTGTAATTACAGGTGCTGCTTTTGGTTCTAATTACGCTCAAAAATACAAGTTAAGTTATAAAGACAGAACGCTCTTAATTGGTTGTGGAGTTGCAGCAGGTATAGCCGCAGCTTTCAATGCACCCATTGCAGGAGTATTATTTGCTATCGAAGTTTTATTAGTTGATGTAAGTATTTCTGCTTTTACGCCTATCATGATTGCCGCTGCAACAGGCGCATTAGTATCTGTAATCGTTCTGGATGAAACTATTTTATTGTCGTTTAGACAACAACAGGTTTTTAATTATCATAACATCCCATTTTATGTTTTACTGGGCGTATTTACTGGATTTATAGCTGTTTACTATTCTAGAAATTTTCAGAGAGCAGAACATTTTTTCGGACATTTAAAACTCCGACCTTATAAAAAAGCATTGTTTGGTTCTTCCATTTTAGCCATTCTTATTTTTATTTTTCCAACATTATTTGGAGAAGGATATGAAAGTATTAAAATTCTTTCCGAAAATGATCCCGGGCAATTATTGGAAGACACCTTGTTTAGCAGTTTTAGAAATAACAGTTGGGCACTTTTACTATTTGTAGGTTGCACCATGATGATAAAAGCATTTGCAACAGGAATTACACTGGGAAGCGGAGGAAATGGAGGAAACTTTGCACCTTCCTTATTTTTGGGTTCTTATGTTGGTTTTTTCTTTTCTAAATTTCTAAATCTAACTGGATTCACTAAACTGCCAATCAGCAATTTCACCATGGTTGGAATGGCAGGAATACTAAGTGGTTTATTTCACGCGCCATTAACTGGAATTTTCTTAATTGCAGAAATTACAGGAGGTTACGATCTAATGATTCCGCTGATGATTGTTTCGTCGATTAGTTTTGCGATTTCAAAACGTTTTGAAAAACATTCCTTAGATGTTAAGAATTTAGCAAAAAAAGGGCATGCTTTTACTAGCAATAAAGACACGAATATTCTTTCTACATTAGACACAAATTCTATTATTCAAACGGATTATTTAACGGTTACACCAAATGAAAACCTGGAAAAATTAGTCGATTTAATTTCTCATTCTAATCAAGTTATTTTTGCTGTTGTTGATACAGAAAATCATTTGTTAGGCATTGTCCATTTTAATGATATTCGAGAAATAATTTTTAATACCTATCGGGTTAAATATACTTTGGTCAAAGAAATCATGACGGAACCTGTAGAAACAATTTATCCTGATGACAGCATGGAACTTGTTATGAATAAATTCGAAAAATCAAGAAAAGCATTCTTACCTGTTCTTAAAAACGACAAATATTTTGGTTTTATCTCTAAATCTGTAGCATTAGAAGCATACAGAACCAAACTGAAATCAATGACAATAGAATAAGTTCAACTTCTGATTTTAACATAAACTTCTAAACTGTTGTATCGAAAGAATAAATCAAAATGGTAACTTTGCTTTTTTGCAAAAAACTATGTTAGACAAAGACAATACAATTGAGGTTCAAGGTGCCAGAGTACACAATCTAAAAAACATCGATATTTCTATTCCTCGCGAAAAACTGGTAGTAATTACTGGTCTTTCGGGTTCTGGGAAATCTTCTTTAGCTTTCGATACTATTTACGCCGAAGGGCAACGCCGTTATGTGGAAACTTTTTCTGCATATGCAAGACAATTTCTTGGCGGACTAGAACGTCCTGATGTGGATAAAATTGATGGTCTTTCGCCTGTAATTGCTATTGAACAAAAAACAACCAGCAAAAGTCCTCGCTCAACAGTAGGAACAATAACCGAAATATACGATTTTCTGCGTTTACTTTATGCTCGTGCAGCTGATGCTTATAGCTACAATACGGGTGAAAAAATGGTTTCTTACTCTGATGAGCAAATCAAAGAGTTGATTATTCAAGATTTCTCAGGAAAACGAATTAATATTCTGGCGCCGATTATCAGGGCTAGAAAAGGACATTACGCAGAACTTTTTCAACAAATAACCAAACAAGGATTTTTAAAAGTCCGTGTAAATGGTGAAATTCAGGACTTAATTTCAGGAATGAAATTAGACCGTTATAAAACTCACGATATAGAAATTGTTGTAGACAGAATGGTTGTTGAGGATACCACTGACAATCAAAAACGTCTTTCTGAAAGCATCAATACGGCTATGCATCATGGCGAAAACGTACTAATCGTTTTAGATCAAGACACTAATGAAATTCGCTATTTCAGTAGAAATTTAATGTGTCCAACAACTGGTATTTCCTATCAAAATCCAGAACCCAACTTATTTTCTTTCAATTCACCAAAAGGAGCTTGTAATGATTGTAATGGCTTGGGAACTATCAACGAAATCAATATTAAAAAGATTATTCCAAATCCAAAATTATCGATTAAAAATGGTGGTTTTGCCCCTTTGGGAGAATACAAATCTTCTTGGATTTTCAAACAATTGGAAATTATTGGAGAAAAGTATGGTTTCAAATTAACAGATGCCGTTGAAACTATTTCGGAAGAAGCGATGGAAATGATTCTGAATGGTGGAAAAGAGAAATTTGTAATTAATTCAAAAGATTTAGGTGTCGCTCGAGAATATAAAATCGACTTTGAAGGAATTTCACATTTTATCAAAAACCAACATGATGAAAGTGGCTCTACTTCAATAAAACGATGGGCAAAGGAATTTATGGACGAAGTAAAATGTCCTGTTTGCGAAGGTTCACGTTTGAAAAAAGAAGCATTGTTTTTCAAAGTCAATGAAAAAAACATTGCTGAATTGTGCAATATGGACATTTCAGATTTGACAGTTTGGTTCAAAGAATTAGAAAATCATTTATCAGATAAACAAAAACGCATTGCCACCGAAGTAGTCAAAGAAATCAAAGATCGTTTGAACTTTTTGATGAATGTTGGTTTGAATTATTTGGCGTTAAGCCGAAGCTCAAAATCACTTTCGGGTGGTGAGGCACAGCGCATCCGATTAGCAACCCAAATTGGTTCTCAACTCGTAGGTGTGCTCTATATTCTTGACGAACCAAGCATTGGTTTACATCAAAGAGACAATGAAAAACTGATTCATTCATTGGAACAATTACGTGACATTGGTAATTCTGTGATTGTTGTTGAACATGATAAAGACATGATTGAACGTGCGGATTATGTTATTGATATTGGTCCAAAAGCGGGTAAATATGGTGGTGAAATAATTAGCGAAGGAACTCCTGCCGAAATTCTGGCCTCACACACCATGACGGCGCAGTATTTAAACGGAGAAATGAAAATCGAAGTTCCTGCAAAACGCCGCGAAGGAAATGGAAAATTTCTAAAACTTACTGGCGCTACAGGAAATAACCTAAAAAATGTTTCGATAGAATTGCCTTTGGGAAAAATGATTTGTGTAACGGGTGTTTCTGGAAGTGGAAAATCAACCTTAATCAACGAAACACTATATCCTATTCTGAATGCTTATTATTTTAATGGCGTAAAGAAACCACAGCCTTACAAAAAAATTGAAGGTTTGGAACATATTGATAAAGTAATTGATATTGACCAAAGCCCTATTGGACGAACTCCGCGCTCAAATCCAGCAACCTATACGGAAGTTTTCACCGAAATCCGAAATCTATTTACCATGACTTCTGAAAGTATGATTCGTGGATATAAAGCAGGACGTTTCAGCTTTAATGTGAAAGGTGGGCGTTGTGAAACCTGCGAAGGATCTGGTGTACGAACGATTGAAATGAACTTTCTGCCAGATGTATATGTTGAATGTGAAACCTGTCAAGGAAAGCGTTTTAACAGAGAAACATTAGAAATTAGATACAAAGGAAAATCGATTTCGGATGTATTGAATATGACTATTGACGAAGCGGTTCCGTTTTTTGAAAATATCCCTAAAATTTATCGAAAAGTAAAAACACTTCAAGATGTTGGTTTGGGATATATCACGTTGGGACAACAAAGTACGACACTTTCTGGTGGTGAAGCACAACGTATCAAACTGGCTGGAGAATTGTCAAAAAAAGATACTGGAAATACTTTTTATATTCTTGATGAACCTACAACAGGTTTGCACTTTGAAGACATCAGAGTATTGATGGATGTAATTAACAAACTCGTTGATAAAGGCAATACTATTTTGATTATAGAGCATAATATGGATGTAATTAAACTAGCCGATTATATTATAGATATTGGTCCTGAAGGCGGCAAAGGTGGTGGCCAACTTGTTGCTAAGGGGACACCTGAAGAAATTATAAAAATAAAAAAGAGCTATACCGCAGAGTTTTTGAAAAAAGAATTACTTTAGTTTTTAGATAAAGTAAATGACTAGAAATAGCTCCAAAAAAATATAAAAAGAATGAGATTAGAAGATTTTGATAACGATGAAGATAAAGTAATCCAAGACAAATTAAAGCGTAAAACTTGGAATGAAATCAGAACTAATGATAGCTGGGCGATTTTCAAGATTATGTCTGAATTTGTTAATGGTTATGAAAATATGGGACGAATAGGTCCTTGTGTTACCATATTTGGCTCTGCTAGAACAAAGCCAAATGACCATTATTATTTACTTGCCGAAAAAATTGCATACAAAATCAGTAAAGCTGGATATGGTGTAATCACTGGAGGTGGACCTGGAATAATGGAAGCGGGAAACAAAGGTGCGCATTTAGGCGGAGGTGCTTCGGTGGGACTGAATATTGAATTGCCTTTTGAACAACATTTCAATCCTTATATTGACCATGATAAGAATCTAAACTTTGATTACTTTTTTGTCAGAAAAGTGATGTTTGTCAAATATTCGCAGGGATTTGTTGTCATGCCTGGAGGTTTTGGAACTATGGATGAATTATTTGAAGCTATGACTTTGATTCAAACCAAAAAAATTGGAAAATTCCCAATTATATTAGTAGGTTCGAGCTTTTGGTCTGGATTAGTTACTTGGATAAAAACAGTTTTAGTAGAAAGAGAACATACGGTAAGTGCCGCTGATTTAGATTTATTTGTAATTGTAGATACTGAAGAAGAAGTAGTTGCTGTTTTAGATAAATTCTATAAAAAATACGATTTAAGTCCGAATTTCTAAATAACAAAAATGGCTTCAAAATATTTTATTTTTTGAAGCCATTTTTACAAAAAAGCATTCTTTTTCTAGGCAATAAACCGTATATTGGTTTCGTTTTTAAATTTAAAATTTCTTGAAATCAATATCTAAAATAGCGCTCTTTTTTATTGTCTTATTAGTATCTGCACAACTGTTTGCTCAGCATCATTCTCAACTAACTGTTGAAGCAAATCCAGTCACTAAAGTACTTAATGTCCAGCAAGAAATCACGTTTTTCAACACAACAAACGACACCTTATCGTCTATTGTTTTGAATGATTGGAACAATGCGTATTCAGATAAAAATACGCCTTTAGGAAGACGATTTTCAGATGAATTTTATAGGGGTTTTCACCTTGCAAAGGAAGAAGAACGTGGCGGAACAAAAAATTTAACCATCATATCTTCTGATAAATCATTTCTTTCTTGGGAAAGAACGAAAAAAAATCCAGATTATATTGAGGTTCAATTGAGAGAAAAATTGGCTCCAAAACAAAAAATCACTTTATATCTTACTTATTTTTCGAAAATTCCAAGTGACAAATTTACTAAATATGGGTTTTCATCTGCTGGGAGTATGAACCTCAAAAACTGGTTTCTAATGCCTGCCCGCTATGAAAATCATAATTTCATCAAATATAGCAATAACAATTTAGACGATATTGCTAATGCAACTTGTGATTTTGATTTGGATATAAAAATTCCAAAAGACTTCAAGTTGGTCACAGATTTGAATGACGAAACTCAAACTGATAATAAGTCGTTTTCAGTTTATAAATTAACGGGGAAAAACAGAACAGATTTTAGTCTTTTTATAGAACCAAAATCAAGTTTTTACAGCTATAAAAACGATTCTTTAGAAGTTCTAACAGATATCAAAAACAATAAATTATCAGATCCACAAAAAGCTATTGTAGTAAATCGAATTGTTGCTTTTACAAACGGTTTGATTGGAAAATATCCTCACGAAAAAATCATCGTTTCAGAAGCTGATTATGAGCGAAATCCTTTTTATGGTTTAAATCAATTGCCTTCTTTTATTAGTCCATTTTCGGATGAATTCATGTTTGAAGTTAAGTTCTTGAAAACGTACTTGAACGCTTATCTAAAAAATAGTCTTCGATTAGATCATAGAAAAGACAATTGGATTTATGATGGAATTCAAGTCTACACCATGATGAAATACATTGAGGAAAACCATCCTCAAAGCAAAATGCTTGGTAGTGCATCTGGCATTGGTATATTAAAAACATATAATCTAACTAACCTAGATTTTAATGAGCAATACAGCTATTTTTATATGCTCATGGCTCGAAAAAATTTAGACCAACCTCTAGGAAGTCCTAAAACAGCATTAATCAAATTTAACGAACAAATTGCCAGTAAATACCGTGCTGGTTTGAGCTTTCGTTTTTTAGATAATTATTTACAACAAAACGCCGTAACCAATAGCATTCGCCAATTTTATTCGGAAAATTTAAACCAACAAGTTTCAAGATCCGATTTTGAAATGGCATTAAAATCAAATACCGATAAGAATATTGACTGGTTCTTTACAACCATAATTGATTCAAGGGAAATCATTGATTATAAGTTTTCGAAGGTTTCAAAAACAAAAGAAAGTATCACTTTTTCAATAAAAAACAGAACTGAAATCCCCATTCCTATTCCAATTTATGGAATCAAAAAAGGCACTGTGGTTTTCAAAGAATGGCTAGATATCAAAGAATGTGACAGTACTTTTACATTAGCTCGAAAAAATGCTGATAAAATAATTTTAAATTATAAAAATGAAGTTCCTGAATATAATTTAAGGAATAACTGGAAAAAATTAGAGGGCTTTTTCCCTAATAATCGACCAATAAAATTTGCTTTTCTGAAAGATTTAGAAGATCCTTATTACAATCAGATTTTATATGTTCCATCACTAACGTATAATTATTATGATGGTATTTCTCCTGGATTAAGGCTTCATAATAAAACTATTTTAGAGAAACCTTTTATATTTGATGTCAATCCTGCCTACTCAACTAAATCAAATAACCTATCCGGTTCTGCCCTATTTGTTGTCAATGAAAATTACAGAAACAGCAATTTATTTAGTGTAAGATATTCATTATCGGGATCTTATTTTCATTATGCGCCAGATGCTGCTTATTTGAGAATAAACCCAATGGCGCAATTACGAATCAGAGAAGAAAATTTCAGAGATAATAGAAAACAATTGATTCTCTTACGACAAGTTATGGTTAACAGAGAGAAAAGCAACATCGTTTTTGACAATTCAACCGAAAATTATTCTGTATTTAACATCAAATATTTCAATACTCGAACAGAAATTATCAATCATTTCAATTTTATATCAGATGTTCAAATTTCAGGTAAATTCGGAAAACTAGCTGCTGAAATGGAGTATAGAAAATTATTTGAAAACAATCGCCAAATTAATTTACGTTTCTATGCGGGAAGTTTCTTGTACAACAATACCAACTCCAATTATTTCAGTTTTGCATTAGACAGACCTACAGATTATCTTTTTGATTACAACTATTATGGACGCTCTGAAAGTACTGGTTTTTTTAGTCAACAATTCATTCAAGCCGAAGGTGGTTTTAAATCTAAATTAAACACGCCTTATGCAAATCAATGGATTACAACATTAAACGGAAGTTTTAATATTTGGAATTGGATTGAAGTATATGGCGATCTTGGTTTATTGAAAAATAAATATCAAAATGAAAAGTTTGTTTACGATAGCGGAATTCGATTAAATCTAGTTACAGACTATTTTGAATTGTATTTGCCCGTTTATTCCAATAACGGATGGGAAATAGCCCAAAAGAATTACAATGAAAAAATACGCTTTGTAGTTACATTTTCGCCAAAAACATTAATCAATCTTTTTAATAGAAAATGGCTTTAATATAGTATCAAAAATCACTATATATTATATTATTATTGCTAAAATCGTTTTTTTGATAAATTTAATTTAAAAAAATAAGTAGTTTACAGCAAATTGATTGTAAATAATAAAATTGTATTTTGTTTAATGAATTATGAAAATAGCCAGTTTTTAAGTAAATTTGCCGAACTAAGTGATCCTTTTCAATTATGATAAAAGAAAAAACCAATTCTACATTGACATTTGAAGATTTCAAAACCGAAGTATTGAATGACTACAAAATTGCAATAACAAGCAGAGAATGTAGCCTATTAGGTCGAAAGGAAGTATTAACAGGAAAGGCTAAATTTGGAATTTTTGGCGATGGTAAAGAGGTTCCACAGCTTGCTATGGCAAAATCATTCAAAAATGGTGATTTCCGTTCCGGCTATTATCGCGATCAAACATTCATGATGGCTATTGGCGAATTAACTATTGAACAGTTTTTCGCAGGATTATATGGTCATACAGATATAGAAAAAGAACCTATGTCAGCGGGAAGACAAATGGGAGGCCATTTTGTAACCCATAGTTTAAATGAAGATGGGACTTGGAAGGACTTAACAAAACAAAAAAATTCAAGTGCAGATATATCTCCTACAGCGGCACAAATGCCAAGATTATTAGGATTAGCACAAGCATCAAAAATATACAGACAAGTTTCAGGAATAACAAATGCTTCTAATTTTTCAATAGAGGGAAATGAGATTGCATGGGGAACAATTGGAAACGCAAGTACCTCCGAAGGGGTTTTCTTTGAAACTATCAATGCTGCAGGAGTCTTGCAAGTGCCATTAGTAATGAGTGTTTGGGATGATGAATATGGAATTTCTGTTCATGCTAAACACCAAACCACAAAAGAAAGTATTTCGGAGATTCTAAAAGGATATCAAAGAGAAGAAAACACAAATGGCTTCGAAATTCTTACCGTAAAAGGATGGGATTATGTGGATTTAATAGCAACTTATGAAAAAGCCGCTACTATTGCACGAGAAAACCATGTGCCTGTTTTAATTCATGTAAACCAATTGACACAGCCGCAAGGACATTCAAGTTCTGGTTCACATGAAAGATATAAAAACGGAGAACGATTAGCTTGGGAAAAAGATTTTGATTGTATTCGTCAAATGAAATTATGGATGATTGCAATTAATATTGCTTCACCAGAAGAACTTGATGAAATAGATTCAGCAGCCAAAAAAGAAGTCTTAGAAGGTAAAAAAGCAGCTTGGAAGTCTTTTATTGACCCAATCGTTGAAGAACAAAAAGAGCTTGTCTCCTTGTTAGAAAAAATAGCAATTACAAGTAAAAATAAAGATCTAATTTTAAAGTTTACTGCTAATTTAAACAACATAAAAGATCCATTAAAAAAAGAAATTCTTGTTACTGCACGTAAAGTTTTAAGATTGCTAATTAATGAAAATGGAAAAACAGAATTAGCTAACTGGATAAAAAATTATACAGCAAAAACACAACAAAAATTCAGTAGTAATTTATTTTCTGAATCTGAATCGAATGTGTTTTCTGTAAAAAAGGTATTGCCTAAATATGCTGAAAACGCTAAGGAAGATACTGATGGACGTATGATAATACGCGATAACTTTGATGCTCTTTTTACTAAATATCCTGAAACATTAGTATTTGGTGAAGATGCAGGAAACATTGGTGATGTAAACCAAGGTTTAGAAGGTATGCAAGAAAAATATGGCGCTCTTCGCGTGGCTGATGTAGGAATTCGTGAAGCAACTATTTTGGGACAAGGAATAGGAATGGCATTACGAGGTCTTCGCCCAATTGCTGAAATTCAATATTTAGACTATCTATTATACGCAATACAAATCATGAGCGATGATTTGGCTACCTTACAATACAGAACTGTTGGAAAACAAAAAGCACCACTAATTATTCGTACCAGAGGGCATCGTTTAGAAGGTATTTGGCATTCTGGCTCTCCAATGGGAATGATCATTAACGCTATAAGAGGTATACACGTTTTAGTTCCTAGAAACATGACACAAGCGGCAGGATTTTATAATGCCCTTTTAGAATGTGATGAACCTGCTCTAGTTATAGAATGTTTAAATGGATACCGATTAAAAGAAAAAATGCCACTTAATTTTGGAGAATTTAAAACTCCAATCGGTGTTGTTGAAACTCTAAAAGAAGGAGCTGATATCACATTAGTTTCCTACGGTTCCACTTTACGATTGGTACAACAAGCAGCAAAAGAACTTCAAGAAATAGGAATTGATTGCGAAATCATTGATGTACAATCGCTACTTCCATTTGATATCAATCATGATATTGTAAAAAGTATTGCTAAAACAAATCGATTATTAGTAATTGATGAAGATGTTCCTGGTGGAGCTTCGGCATATATTTTACAACAAATAATCGAACAACAAAATGGATATGAGCATTTAGATAGTAAACCGCAAACATTAACTTCAAAAGCGCACAGACCTGCTTATGGAACTGATGGTGATTATTTTTCAAAACCATCAACTGAGGATATATTTGAAAAAGTCTATGCGATGATGAATGAAGTTAACCCTTCAAAATTTCCGGATTTATATTAAAAAATAATTTTATACGTAAAAAAGGATGCTATTATAAGCATCCTTTTTTTATTGATTGCAGGCTCTAAAACAGAATACCTGCAATAAACCTTAATTGTCATCAAATTTATTTTAAATTTAGCACTATAAATAAGCACTTATGGAAACTTTAGAAAACCTCTTGAAAGAGATTCAAAATGTAAAAGTAATAGATGATTCTATATCGTATACTGAATATATTCCTTTAGATTTATCTGTTTCCAATATTGAATTATCAAAATTAGCCATTGATGATGC
Above is a window of Flavobacterium sp. 123 DNA encoding:
- a CDS encoding TIGR00730 family Rossman fold protein, encoding MRLEDFDNDEDKVIQDKLKRKTWNEIRTNDSWAIFKIMSEFVNGYENMGRIGPCVTIFGSARTKPNDHYYLLAEKIAYKISKAGYGVITGGGPGIMEAGNKGAHLGGGASVGLNIELPFEQHFNPYIDHDKNLNFDYFFVRKVMFVKYSQGFVVMPGGFGTMDELFEAMTLIQTKKIGKFPIILVGSSFWSGLVTWIKTVLVEREHTVSAADLDLFVIVDTEEEVVAVLDKFYKKYDLSPNF
- a CDS encoding aminopeptidase gives rise to the protein MKSISKIALFFIVLLVSAQLFAQHHSQLTVEANPVTKVLNVQQEITFFNTTNDTLSSIVLNDWNNAYSDKNTPLGRRFSDEFYRGFHLAKEEERGGTKNLTIISSDKSFLSWERTKKNPDYIEVQLREKLAPKQKITLYLTYFSKIPSDKFTKYGFSSAGSMNLKNWFLMPARYENHNFIKYSNNNLDDIANATCDFDLDIKIPKDFKLVTDLNDETQTDNKSFSVYKLTGKNRTDFSLFIEPKSSFYSYKNDSLEVLTDIKNNKLSDPQKAIVVNRIVAFTNGLIGKYPHEKIIVSEADYERNPFYGLNQLPSFISPFSDEFMFEVKFLKTYLNAYLKNSLRLDHRKDNWIYDGIQVYTMMKYIEENHPQSKMLGSASGIGILKTYNLTNLDFNEQYSYFYMLMARKNLDQPLGSPKTALIKFNEQIASKYRAGLSFRFLDNYLQQNAVTNSIRQFYSENLNQQVSRSDFEMALKSNTDKNIDWFFTTIIDSREIIDYKFSKVSKTKESITFSIKNRTEIPIPIPIYGIKKGTVVFKEWLDIKECDSTFTLARKNADKIILNYKNEVPEYNLRNNWKKLEGFFPNNRPIKFAFLKDLEDPYYNQILYVPSLTYNYYDGISPGLRLHNKTILEKPFIFDVNPAYSTKSNNLSGSALFVVNENYRNSNLFSVRYSLSGSYFHYAPDAAYLRINPMAQLRIREENFRDNRKQLILLRQVMVNREKSNIVFDNSTENYSVFNIKYFNTRTEIINHFNFISDVQISGKFGKLAAEMEYRKLFENNRQINLRFYAGSFLYNNTNSNYFSFALDRPTDYLFDYNYYGRSESTGFFSQQFIQAEGGFKSKLNTPYANQWITTLNGSFNIWNWIEVYGDLGLLKNKYQNEKFVYDSGIRLNLVTDYFELYLPVYSNNGWEIAQKNYNEKIRFVVTFSPKTLINLFNRKWL
- a CDS encoding thiamine pyrophosphate-dependent enzyme, yielding MIKEKTNSTLTFEDFKTEVLNDYKIAITSRECSLLGRKEVLTGKAKFGIFGDGKEVPQLAMAKSFKNGDFRSGYYRDQTFMMAIGELTIEQFFAGLYGHTDIEKEPMSAGRQMGGHFVTHSLNEDGTWKDLTKQKNSSADISPTAAQMPRLLGLAQASKIYRQVSGITNASNFSIEGNEIAWGTIGNASTSEGVFFETINAAGVLQVPLVMSVWDDEYGISVHAKHQTTKESISEILKGYQREENTNGFEILTVKGWDYVDLIATYEKAATIARENHVPVLIHVNQLTQPQGHSSSGSHERYKNGERLAWEKDFDCIRQMKLWMIAINIASPEELDEIDSAAKKEVLEGKKAAWKSFIDPIVEEQKELVSLLEKIAITSKNKDLILKFTANLNNIKDPLKKEILVTARKVLRLLINENGKTELANWIKNYTAKTQQKFSSNLFSESESNVFSVKKVLPKYAENAKEDTDGRMIIRDNFDALFTKYPETLVFGEDAGNIGDVNQGLEGMQEKYGALRVADVGIREATILGQGIGMALRGLRPIAEIQYLDYLLYAIQIMSDDLATLQYRTVGKQKAPLIIRTRGHRLEGIWHSGSPMGMIINAIRGIHVLVPRNMTQAAGFYNALLECDEPALVIECLNGYRLKEKMPLNFGEFKTPIGVVETLKEGADITLVSYGSTLRLVQQAAKELQEIGIDCEIIDVQSLLPFDINHDIVKSIAKTNRLLVIDEDVPGGASAYILQQIIEQQNGYEHLDSKPQTLTSKAHRPAYGTDGDYFSKPSTEDIFEKVYAMMNEVNPSKFPDLY